Proteins co-encoded in one Methanobacterium veterum genomic window:
- the cas2 gene encoding CRISPR-associated endonuclease Cas2, giving the protein MYVIIVYDIKVERVNKVKGFLRKHLYWIQNSVFEGEVTKSELEEIKTGLLDIINKKDDSVIIYRFRTDDAFTRKVLGVEKAPINGIL; this is encoded by the coding sequence ATGTATGTGATAATTGTATATGATATTAAGGTGGAGCGCGTGAATAAAGTCAAGGGATTCCTCCGAAAACACCTTTACTGGATTCAAAATTCTGTTTTTGAAGGAGAAGTCACCAAAAGCGAACTTGAAGAAATAAAAACAGGCTTACTTGATATTATAAACAAAAAAGATGATTCTGTGATAATATATCGGTTCAGAACAGATGATGCTTTCACCAGGAAAGTGTTAGGTGTTGAAAAAGCACCTATAAATGGAATACTTTGA